A window of Primulina huaijiensis isolate GDHJ02 chromosome 9, ASM1229523v2, whole genome shotgun sequence contains these coding sequences:
- the LOC140984131 gene encoding protein RRC1-like isoform X1 gives MSSRKKTPFQKHREDEEAKKKRAEDETARLYQEFLESFQADDTPGSKVFVRGGTINPNDRHKNNSEGGNSKDEGSGLKKGSRYVPSFIPPPMASKGKEYEKKKEEKPKEKEKEKGKPRNIDNFMEELKQEQEMRERRNQDREHWRDSRHDDNSAPSSRFDELPNEFDPTGRPGSFDDGDPLTTNLYVGNLSPLVDENFLLRTFGRFGPIASVKIMWPRTEEERRRERNCGFVAFMNRTDGQAAKDEMQGVVVYDYELKMGWGKSVSLPSQALPAPPPGQMAIRSKGGATVILSGPSGPPVTSVPIQNSELVLTPNVPDICVVPPDDNHLQHVIDTMALYVLDGGCSFEQAIMERGRGNPFFSFLFELGSKEHTYYVWRLYSFAQGDTLMRWRTEPFIMITGSGRWIPPPLPIAKGAEHEKEAASTYAAGKSKRLEVERTLTDAQRDEFEDMLRGLTLERSQIKDAMGFALDNADAAGEIVEVLTDSMTLKETPIPTKVARLMLVSDILHNSSAPVKNASAYRTKFEAALPDIMESFNDLYRSVTGRITAEALKERVLRVLQVWADWFLFSDTFVNRLRATFLRSGNSGVIPFHSICGDAPELERKSGSADTGDVEKINQDSALAIGKGAAMKELLSLPLTELERRCRHNGLSQVGGREMMVARLLYLEDAEKQRGYEIDDSNLWRNPSGQEGTKLDSGKMLGWMSYDENGEQSKEGSVSLPPSDPSLQKELIFSEEKHEPVLPASKWAREDNESDDEHKRNVQELGLTYSSSGSENACDGLYKNVEVDLTSDASNSAFLNVGMNEEQRQKLRRLEVALMEYRESLEEKGLKNSEEIERKVAIHRRQLQSEYGLSDLHADTSGTKRTSSERRDRRDDSYEPLKKHHRGQSRSESPQQKSSSREKERESDTKGDRDRRRDRERGHDLESERAKDRARDREKNGSKERNDHERDKGRDRDRDRRRVK, from the exons ATGAGTTCCCGTAAGAAGACTCCTTTTCAGAAGCACAGAGAAGACGAAGAGGCAAAGAAGAAG agGGCAGAAGATGAGACAGCACGATTATACCAAGAGTTTTTAGAATCATTTCAAGCAGATGATACTCCGGGATCAAAGGTTTTTGTTAGAGGTGGAACCATTAATCCTAATGACAGACATAAGAATAATTCGGAAG GTGGAAATTCCAAAGATGAGGGTTCTGGTTTAAAGAAAGGGAGTAG GTATGTTCCATCATTCATCCCACCTCCTATGGCATCAAAGGGTAAAGAATACGAAAAGAAG AAGGAGGAGAAgccaaaggaaaaggaaaaggaaaaggggAAGCCACGGAACATCGATAATTTTATGGAGGAGTTGAAGCAAGAACAGGAGATGAGGGAGAGACGGAATCAAGATCGTGAACATTGGCGTGATTCACGCCATGATGACAATTCTGCA CCATCTAGTAGGTTTGATGAGCTGCCTAATGAATTTGATCCAACTGGAAGACCTGGATCTTTTGATGATGGAGATCCATTAACTACAAATCTTTATGTGGGAAACTTATCACCTCTG GTtgatgaaaattttcttttgcgAACTTTTGGAAGATTTGGACCTATTGCTAGCGTAAAAATAATGTGGCCAAGGACAGAAGAGGAACGAAGAAGGGAAAGAAATTGTGGCTTTGTGGCTTTCATGAATAGAACTGATGGTCAAGCTGCGAAGGATGAAATGCAAG GAGTGGTGGTCTATGATTACGAGTTAAAGATGGGGTGGGGTAAATCTGTTTCTCTTCCTTCACAAGCACTCCCTGCTCCACCCCCTGGACAAATGGCCATCAGGAGTAAAGGG GGTGCCACTGTCATCTTGTCTGGCCCTTCTGGCCCTCCAGTTACCTCCGTTCCAATCCAGAACTCTGAGTTG GTTCTTACTCCAAATGTGCCTGATATTTGCGTTGTTCCTCCTGATGATAATCATCTCCAGCATGTTATAGATACAATGGCTCTATATGTTCTTGATGGGGGTTGTTCGTTTGAACAAGCTATCATGGAACGAGGCCGAGGAAATCCTTTTTTCAGTTTTTTGTTTGAGCTTGGTTCTAAAGAACATACTTACTATGTTTGGAGGCTTTATTCATTTGCTCAG GGGGATACACTTATGCGATGGCGAACAGAGCCTTTCATCATGATTACTGGTAGTGGAAG ATGGATACCGCCTCCTTTACCAATTGCAAAAGGCGCAGAGCACGAAAAAGAAGCTGCAAGCACTTATGCTGCTGGGAAAAGCAAA CGTCTGGAGGTGGAAAGGACCCTGACAGATGCCCAAAGAGATGAATTTGAGGATATGCTGCGTGGATTAACATTAGAAAGAAGCCAGATTAAAGATGCTATGGGTTTTGCTCTGGATAATGCCGATGCTGCTGGAGAG ATAGTTGAAGTGCTAACCGACTCCATGACCCTCAAAGAAACTCCAATTCCAACAAAAGTTGCAAGACTCATGCTCGTTTCGGACATCCTTCACAACAGCAGTGCTCCTGTGAAGAATGCTTCTGCTTATCGTACCAAATTCGAAGCAGCTTTACCCGATATTATGGAAAGCTTTAATGACTTGTATCGTAGTGTAACTGGACGGATCACAGCTGAGGCTCTCAAG GAACGTGTCCTGAGAGTTCTTCAAGTATGGGCTGACTGGTTTCTTTTTTCGGACACTTTTGTGAATCGATTGCGCGCTACCTTTCTCCGTTCTGGTAACTCAGGTGTGATACCTTTCCATTCTATCTGTGGTGATGCCCCTGAACTTGAGAGAAAGTCCGGTTCTGCGGACACAGGTGATGTGGAAAAGATTAATCAGGATTCCGCATTGGCCATTGGTAAAGGAGCTGCAATGAAGGAGCTTTTAAGTTTGCCCCTTACTGAGCTGGAAAGACGATGCAGACATAATGGACTTTCTCAGGTTGGTGGTAGGGAAATGATGGTAGCACGGTTACTTTATCTGGAAGATGCAGAAAAACAGAGAGGTTATGAGATAGATGATTCAAATTTGTGGAGAAACCCAAGTGGACAGGAGGGTACAAAACTTGATTCAGGGAAAATGTTGGGATGGATGAGTTATGACGAAAATGGTGAGCAGTCAAAAGAAGGGTCAGTATCATTGCCTCCTTCAGATCCTTCTTTGCAGAAGGAACTTATCTTTAGTGAAGAAAAACATGAACCCGTTTTGCCAGCTTCTAAGTGGGCCAGAGAGGACAATGAAAGTGATGATGAACATAAGAGGAATGTGCAAGAATTGGGCTTAACTTACTCATCTTCTGGAAGTGAAAATGCTTGCGATGGTCTTTATAAAAACGTGGAAGTAGATCTTACTTCTGATGCTAGCAATTCAGCATTTCTCAATGTTGGGATGAACGAAGAACAAAG ACAAAAATTAAGGCGCCTTGAGGTTGCTTTGATGGAATACCGAGAATCTCTTGAAGAGAAGGGACTTAAAAATTCAGAGGAAATTGAGAGAAAAGTTGCCATCCATCGTAGACAGCTACAATCTGAATACGGTCTATCTGATTTGCATGCAGATACCTCCGGCACAA AGAGGACCTCTTCAGAGAGGAGGGACAGACGGGATGACTCCTACGAACCTTTAAAAAAGCACCACCGCGGCCAAAGTAGAAGTGAGAGCCCTCAACAGAAATCATCCTCGCGCGAGAAAGAGAGGGAAAGTGATACGAAAGGGGATAGAGACAGACGACGTGACAGGGAAAGAGGCCATGATCTGGAATCTGAACGTGCGAAGGATCGAGCACGTGATCGGGAGAAGAATGGCAGCAAGGAGAGGAATGACCATGAAAGGGACAAGGGACGAGACAGAGATAGGGATAGGAGGAGGGTTAAATGA
- the LOC140984131 gene encoding protein RRC1-like isoform X2: protein MASKGKEYEKKKEEKPKEKEKEKGKPRNIDNFMEELKQEQEMRERRNQDREHWRDSRHDDNSAPSSRFDELPNEFDPTGRPGSFDDGDPLTTNLYVGNLSPLVDENFLLRTFGRFGPIASVKIMWPRTEEERRRERNCGFVAFMNRTDGQAAKDEMQGVVVYDYELKMGWGKSVSLPSQALPAPPPGQMAIRSKGGATVILSGPSGPPVTSVPIQNSELVLTPNVPDICVVPPDDNHLQHVIDTMALYVLDGGCSFEQAIMERGRGNPFFSFLFELGSKEHTYYVWRLYSFAQGDTLMRWRTEPFIMITGSGRWIPPPLPIAKGAEHEKEAASTYAAGKSKRLEVERTLTDAQRDEFEDMLRGLTLERSQIKDAMGFALDNADAAGEIVEVLTDSMTLKETPIPTKVARLMLVSDILHNSSAPVKNASAYRTKFEAALPDIMESFNDLYRSVTGRITAEALKERVLRVLQVWADWFLFSDTFVNRLRATFLRSGNSGVIPFHSICGDAPELERKSGSADTGDVEKINQDSALAIGKGAAMKELLSLPLTELERRCRHNGLSQVGGREMMVARLLYLEDAEKQRGYEIDDSNLWRNPSGQEGTKLDSGKMLGWMSYDENGEQSKEGSVSLPPSDPSLQKELIFSEEKHEPVLPASKWAREDNESDDEHKRNVQELGLTYSSSGSENACDGLYKNVEVDLTSDASNSAFLNVGMNEEQRQKLRRLEVALMEYRESLEEKGLKNSEEIERKVAIHRRQLQSEYGLSDLHADTSGTKRTSSERRDRRDDSYEPLKKHHRGQSRSESPQQKSSSREKERESDTKGDRDRRRDRERGHDLESERAKDRARDREKNGSKERNDHERDKGRDRDRDRRRVK, encoded by the exons ATGGCATCAAAGGGTAAAGAATACGAAAAGAAG AAGGAGGAGAAgccaaaggaaaaggaaaaggaaaaggggAAGCCACGGAACATCGATAATTTTATGGAGGAGTTGAAGCAAGAACAGGAGATGAGGGAGAGACGGAATCAAGATCGTGAACATTGGCGTGATTCACGCCATGATGACAATTCTGCA CCATCTAGTAGGTTTGATGAGCTGCCTAATGAATTTGATCCAACTGGAAGACCTGGATCTTTTGATGATGGAGATCCATTAACTACAAATCTTTATGTGGGAAACTTATCACCTCTG GTtgatgaaaattttcttttgcgAACTTTTGGAAGATTTGGACCTATTGCTAGCGTAAAAATAATGTGGCCAAGGACAGAAGAGGAACGAAGAAGGGAAAGAAATTGTGGCTTTGTGGCTTTCATGAATAGAACTGATGGTCAAGCTGCGAAGGATGAAATGCAAG GAGTGGTGGTCTATGATTACGAGTTAAAGATGGGGTGGGGTAAATCTGTTTCTCTTCCTTCACAAGCACTCCCTGCTCCACCCCCTGGACAAATGGCCATCAGGAGTAAAGGG GGTGCCACTGTCATCTTGTCTGGCCCTTCTGGCCCTCCAGTTACCTCCGTTCCAATCCAGAACTCTGAGTTG GTTCTTACTCCAAATGTGCCTGATATTTGCGTTGTTCCTCCTGATGATAATCATCTCCAGCATGTTATAGATACAATGGCTCTATATGTTCTTGATGGGGGTTGTTCGTTTGAACAAGCTATCATGGAACGAGGCCGAGGAAATCCTTTTTTCAGTTTTTTGTTTGAGCTTGGTTCTAAAGAACATACTTACTATGTTTGGAGGCTTTATTCATTTGCTCAG GGGGATACACTTATGCGATGGCGAACAGAGCCTTTCATCATGATTACTGGTAGTGGAAG ATGGATACCGCCTCCTTTACCAATTGCAAAAGGCGCAGAGCACGAAAAAGAAGCTGCAAGCACTTATGCTGCTGGGAAAAGCAAA CGTCTGGAGGTGGAAAGGACCCTGACAGATGCCCAAAGAGATGAATTTGAGGATATGCTGCGTGGATTAACATTAGAAAGAAGCCAGATTAAAGATGCTATGGGTTTTGCTCTGGATAATGCCGATGCTGCTGGAGAG ATAGTTGAAGTGCTAACCGACTCCATGACCCTCAAAGAAACTCCAATTCCAACAAAAGTTGCAAGACTCATGCTCGTTTCGGACATCCTTCACAACAGCAGTGCTCCTGTGAAGAATGCTTCTGCTTATCGTACCAAATTCGAAGCAGCTTTACCCGATATTATGGAAAGCTTTAATGACTTGTATCGTAGTGTAACTGGACGGATCACAGCTGAGGCTCTCAAG GAACGTGTCCTGAGAGTTCTTCAAGTATGGGCTGACTGGTTTCTTTTTTCGGACACTTTTGTGAATCGATTGCGCGCTACCTTTCTCCGTTCTGGTAACTCAGGTGTGATACCTTTCCATTCTATCTGTGGTGATGCCCCTGAACTTGAGAGAAAGTCCGGTTCTGCGGACACAGGTGATGTGGAAAAGATTAATCAGGATTCCGCATTGGCCATTGGTAAAGGAGCTGCAATGAAGGAGCTTTTAAGTTTGCCCCTTACTGAGCTGGAAAGACGATGCAGACATAATGGACTTTCTCAGGTTGGTGGTAGGGAAATGATGGTAGCACGGTTACTTTATCTGGAAGATGCAGAAAAACAGAGAGGTTATGAGATAGATGATTCAAATTTGTGGAGAAACCCAAGTGGACAGGAGGGTACAAAACTTGATTCAGGGAAAATGTTGGGATGGATGAGTTATGACGAAAATGGTGAGCAGTCAAAAGAAGGGTCAGTATCATTGCCTCCTTCAGATCCTTCTTTGCAGAAGGAACTTATCTTTAGTGAAGAAAAACATGAACCCGTTTTGCCAGCTTCTAAGTGGGCCAGAGAGGACAATGAAAGTGATGATGAACATAAGAGGAATGTGCAAGAATTGGGCTTAACTTACTCATCTTCTGGAAGTGAAAATGCTTGCGATGGTCTTTATAAAAACGTGGAAGTAGATCTTACTTCTGATGCTAGCAATTCAGCATTTCTCAATGTTGGGATGAACGAAGAACAAAG ACAAAAATTAAGGCGCCTTGAGGTTGCTTTGATGGAATACCGAGAATCTCTTGAAGAGAAGGGACTTAAAAATTCAGAGGAAATTGAGAGAAAAGTTGCCATCCATCGTAGACAGCTACAATCTGAATACGGTCTATCTGATTTGCATGCAGATACCTCCGGCACAA AGAGGACCTCTTCAGAGAGGAGGGACAGACGGGATGACTCCTACGAACCTTTAAAAAAGCACCACCGCGGCCAAAGTAGAAGTGAGAGCCCTCAACAGAAATCATCCTCGCGCGAGAAAGAGAGGGAAAGTGATACGAAAGGGGATAGAGACAGACGACGTGACAGGGAAAGAGGCCATGATCTGGAATCTGAACGTGCGAAGGATCGAGCACGTGATCGGGAGAAGAATGGCAGCAAGGAGAGGAATGACCATGAAAGGGACAAGGGACGAGACAGAGATAGGGATAGGAGGAGGGTTAAATGA
- the LOC140984093 gene encoding mediator of RNA polymerase II transcription subunit 30 yields the protein MEDKPSRLSTSPTSTNYINKSTQELALEGRKHLEETIDAAFLILSAMNDELCNPSLWSTTNSASLPHNTITGASMSGGQHTNGDVLSDSSSSASSSASASQSHPNNHNFDNIGGGALDDARLQYKSSVASLRSVLVAISNTQKTKASETVPVSISTSPADQTEIDTLEEHADTLRKELARKNKYVKDMINHLRDLVADLSTWQSPCSV from the exons ATGGAAGATAAACCTTCTAGGCTGAGTACATCCCCCACCTCCACCAACTACATCAACAAGTCTACGCAGGAACTGGCTCTCGAAGGCCGCAAACACCTCGAAGAAACAATCGACGCCGCTTTCTTAATCCTATCCGCCATGAACGATGAGCTTTGTAACCCCTCCCTCTGGTCCACCACCAATTCTGCTTCCCTTCCTCATAACACCATCACCGGTGCTAGTATGAGCGGCGGGCAGCATACCAACGGCGACGTGTTGTCGGACTCTTCGTCATCTGCTTCTTCGTCGGCTTCTGCATCTCAGTCTCATCCAAATAATCATAACTTCGATAATATTGGCGGTGGCGCTCTCGATGATGCTCGGCTTCAGTACAAGTCATCCGTCGCTTCTCTTCGTTCTGTTCTCGTCGCAATTTCCAATACACAGAAG ACCAAAGCCTCCGAAACAGTTCCGGTCAGCATTTCCACATCTCCAGCTGATCAAACGGAAATAGATACGCTTGAAGAGCATGCGGATACTTTGAGAAAG GAACTTGCGAGGAAGAACAAATACGTCAAGGATATGATCAATCATCTCCGTGATCTTGTCGCTGATTTATCGACATGGCAAAGTCCTTGTTCTGTATGA
- the LOC140985363 gene encoding putative pentatricopeptide repeat-containing protein At3g25970, with amino-acid sequence MRPLHLLIESTLPNLAKVAVTHCQVIKSSLITYTYTANNLINNYIKCKESNTALKLFGEMTHRDTASWNTIITGYVNSGNFMGAWEVLKSMKRHGFVFDGYTFGSMLKGIGVGGELMNGQQVHSDVVKMGFDENVYAASSLLDMYVKCGKVVYANRVFDFMLVRNTVSWNALIAGYADFGDFFRCFQLFRCMDAEGVRVDDATFAPLLTLLHDVEFCELMKQFHGKIMKFGLEFENTVLNAMITAYSECGCIEDANKVFDSADGCRDLVTWNSMLTAYVQSDLEECGFKLFLKMMRLRLELDAFSYSSVLSGCFGDAVQCLGKTLHGLVIKRGLEQLTQVSNALISMYLKSNSFAEENAVKLFEHMDVKDIVSWNTILTGLSQNGMSEYALRLFQMMHLEYLEIDQYTFAAALRSCSDLATRKMGRQIHVLVLKSGFEGNEFIVSAMIFMYSKCGMVDDAWKSFEGSHKSSSVTWNSIIFGYAQHGQGKIALDLFYLMAERQVKMDHITFVAVLTACSHIGLVEVGLDILRSMELKYGVPPQMENFACTVDLLGRAGRLTEAKELIEEMPFEPNAMVWKTLLGACRACGDIELATEVASHLLDIEPGEHCTYVLLSDMYGHLKRWDEKASVKRLMRQKGVKKVPGWSWIELNGDVHAFNAEDHSHPNCLEIYQTLKELTRVIKILHDDILLEDIMNLAIGC; translated from the coding sequence ATGAGGCCACTGCACTTGTTAATTGAAAGCACTCTTCCAAATTTGGCCAAAGTTGCAGTAACTCATTGCCAAGTCATCAAATCGTCACTGATTACATATACGTATACTGCCAATAACCTCataaataattacataaaatgcAAAGAATCAAACACTGCTCTCAAACTGTTCGGAGAAATGACCCACAGAGACACGGCCTCTTGGAACACTATTATTACTGGATATGTGAACTCAGGAAACTTTATGGGTGCTTGGGAAGTCTTGAAATCTATGAAAAGACACGGGTTTGTGTTCGATGGTTATACTTTTGGAAGCATGCTAAAGGGCATTGGTGTAGGTGGTGAACTCATGAATGGGCAACAGGTTCATTCGGATGTTGTCAAGATGGGTTTTGATGAAAATGTGTATGCTGCAAGTTCACTTTTAGATATGTATGTGAAATGCGGTAAGGTTGTGTATGCGAATAGGGTGTTCGATTTCATGTTGGTGCGGAATACGGTGTCTTGGAATGCTTTGATCGCTGGTTATGCAGATTTCGGCGATTTCTTTCGTTGTTTTCAGTTGTTTAGGTGTATGGATGCCGAAGGAGTGAGAGTTGATGATGCTACCTTCGCACCGCTTTTAACCTTGCTTCACGATGTTGAGTTTTGTGAGTTGATGAAGCAGTTTCACGGAAAGATAATGAAATTTGGTTTAGAGTTTGAAAACACTGTTCTTAATGCTATGATCACTGCATATTCAGAATGTGGATGCATTGAAGATGCTAACAAAGTGTTTGATAGTGCTGATGGGTGCAGGGATTTAGTTACATGGAACTCAATGTTAACAGCTTATGTACAAAGTGATCTAGAAGAGTGTGGTTTTAAGCTCTTCTTAAAGATGATGAGACTGAGGCTGGAGCTGGATGCTTTCTCGTATTCTAGTGTATTGAGTGGCTGTTTTGGAGATGCAGTACAATGCCTAGGGAAAACCTTGcatggtttagtaataaagagGGGATTAGAACAGTTAACACAGGTATCTAATGCGTTGATATCTATGTACTTGAAATCAAATAGCTTCGCCGAGGAGAATGCTGTGAAACTATTTGAACACATGGACGTAAAGGACATCGTCTCCTGGAATACAATTTTGACTGGCTTATCCCAAAATGGGATGAGTGAATATGCCTTGAGGCTTTTTCAGATGATGCATCTTGAATACCTCGAAATCGATCAATATACTTTTGCGGCAGCCCTACGTTCTTGCTCGGATTTGGCCACACGCAAGATGGGTCGACAAATTCATGTCTTGGTGCTAAAATCCGGTTTCGAGGGAAATGAATTTATAGTGAGTGCAATGATATTTATGTACTCAAAATGTGGTATGGTTGATGATGCGTGGAAATCTTTTGAGGGATCACATAAGAGCAGTTCAGTGACATGGAACTCAATCATTTTTGGGTATGCACAACACGGGCAAGGTAAAATTGCTCTTGACCTCTTTTACTTAATGGCTGAGAGACAGGTGAAGATGGATCATATCACTTTTGTTGCTGTTCTCACAGCGTGTAGCCACATTGGTTTGGTCGAAGTAGGCCTTGACATTCTACGGTCAATGGAACTTAAATATGGAGTCCCCCCGCAAATGGAAAATTTTGCATGTACGGTTGACCTACTCGGCAGGGCTGGGCGACTAACGGAAGCAAAGGAACTGATAGAAGAAATGCCATTTGAACCTAATGCAATGGTGTGGAAAACTCTGTTAGGTGCCTGCCGGGCTTGTGGTGACATAGAATTAGCGACTGAAGTCGCCAGCCATTTGCTGGATATAGAACCTGGAGAACACTGCACTTATGTCCTTCTCTCAGACATGTATGGACATCTTAAAAGGTGGGATGAGAAGGCTAGTGTAAAGAGACTGATGAGGCAGAAGGGGGTCAAGAAGGTACCTGGTTGGAGTTGGATAGAATTAAATGGCGATGTTCATGCTTTTAATGCGGAGGATCATTCTCACCCTAATTGCCTAGAAATTtatcaaactttgaaagaattAACACGTGTAATCAAGATTTTGCACGATGATATTCTGTTGGAAGATATTATGAATCTTGCCATTGGGTGTTGA